One window of the Pelmatolapia mariae isolate MD_Pm_ZW linkage group LG15, Pm_UMD_F_2, whole genome shotgun sequence genome contains the following:
- the srp9 gene encoding signal recognition particle 9 kDa protein produces MPYYQTWEEFARAAEKLYLTDPMKVRVVLKYRHCDGNLCIKVTDNAVCLQYKTDQAQDVKKIEKLHGKLMRLMVSKETHSGAMETD; encoded by the exons ATGCCTTACTATCAGACGTGGGAGGAGTTCGCCCGTGCAGCAGAAAAACTGTATCTGACAGACCCAATGAAG gtCAGAGTGGTTCTAAAATACAGACACTGCGACGGAAACCTGTGTATTAAAGTGACTGACAATGCTGTG TGTTTACAATACAAGACAGACCAGGCCCAGGACGTGAAGAAGATTGAAAAGCTCCATGGGAAGCTGATGAGACTCATGGTGTCCAAGGAGACGCACAGTGGTGCCATGGAGACGGACTAA